TTCCAAATCTAGAGAAATATTATCTAATGCAAGGCATCTCCAAATACATCGAAGAAGTACTTGTTCCCAATATCCTAAATGCTTAAAACAGTGGATAAAATAAATCCTGAAAAGGCACCTCAAAATTACAGCTGGTAGTTCCATTAATAGAATATCCGCATGCCTGGAGTTCCCTTCCTGGATAAGCTTCACCAGAAATTTGGAGACCTTCTATAGCTGGAAGTGGGTCATCCTCTGCAGCTGCAGAATGCAATAAACAATTTAAGATATTCCTAAAAATGCTTGCAACCACTAAAGCACAGTAACACTGTACCCTCAGAAAAAGAAGACGAAGGCTCCTCAAGAACCGGTGGTAGATAAGGAGGGTACGATGGACCGGGGTCATCATTTGCAGCGGCATAAGGAGAGTTTCCTGAACCCCAGTTGGAGGGAGGTTCTCTTTCATTCTGGTGCCCCTCAGCATCAGGATAATCCATCTCACTACTGCTAACAGGGTCACGAAATGTAACTTGTTTATTAATTGTATCTTCACCATATCGCATAATATGGGTGTCACTGGGAATAACTGCCGGCTGTGTTGGTATCTCATTAGGAGTGGAAGCCCTGGAAACCATTAACATCAACCCTTTTTTCAGTTTGACATATTTGAATGATGTCATACCCTTGTCATAAAAAAAATGCTCACCATGTCCTCACAGAAAATTCTACACATCTTCAATCAAACAAAAACTACAAGAAAATGTACCTCAATAATCTTTTTCATCTTGACTAACAACTTCTGTGTCCTAATTTGACTATTTCTCAAAAATGCTTATATGCATATCAGTTATAAGGAATTACTTGGCTcacaaatcttgacaaaaaggcCAGATTTCTCTGCTGGGATTCACTAATAATGAGGTGAACTGAATTCTCTTTCTCttcatatttaaatttatttagcttTAAAATCTGCAAATAGCTTCTCTCAACTTTATCTCAATGCAAAAGATAAACTAATTAGAGTTATTAATTCCGTTCATGGAAATGATTATTTTGAATAATACtaacaaaaatattaatattcATAAAATGAAACAATACTAAGGAAGAAAATACCCGGTAATACTATAATACATAATTAACCAAACTGAGACAAATTAATTATAGAAAGAATCTAGATTTCCTTGCATACAAAGGTAAGCTGCAGAAGATATTGTTTCACCTTCAAGTCATACAAAGGACAAATACAGCAGAAAGAACTTCATATGGCTTTTAGCAATCCAAAAAGCAGGCAAACTTCCATAAAAAAAGAAATATCTCTTAGTTACATTAATAGGACAGGGGACATCAGAGAAGGGACAACTCCAGCTATTTAAGTTTCCAAATAAGTTTAATTCATATCAAGATCCATTTAAGAGTTTAACATTTTGCTTGAACTATTAGTAAACTAAATAAGCATATTCAAGAAAATATCGGAAAGGATAGGCCAGCTGAGGATGAAATAACCAAGAAGCTTATTCCCAATGGCAACTAGGTAAAAGTATAATAAAGACATCGGTTTTAGATTAAACAATTCAAAACATGTGAAGCACAATTCTGATAGATCTATTAGTGATATGCATAAAAAATAtatgttagtaataaaataagaacGATGTGAAAATTTTTTAGTATAGGAAACCTAGGCATGATATGTTTCAGCATCCTCAATTTATGATCAAGAAAGCAAGCAAGCTTCATTGACATTTATGAGATCAGAGTGTTGATCATAGAACAGAAACTGCAGAACAGAAAGCATACCAATATGGTTAACCAGTAGACAGATAATCAAATGTGGAGGCAGTATAATGTCACAATGGAAGGTTCACATTGGTGCATCATGGATATTTAGCTTTAGAATTATTTATGTATACATGACAACAAAAAGAATTCAATGAAAACAGAACCCACCAACAAATGCAGATGGTTGTAATTTGTACATTCAGTTCATAGTAGCAGTCTCCATTTGACCAGGCTCACCTGCTTGCTATAGGTGAATACCTCCCCAAATCATCAGGTTCCAAATTTTTAGATGCAACACCACCACCCAAGCCACCTTGCTGCTGACTGGGTAGATCCCATTTAAAGTCTTTTTGAGCATCAGAAATTAACTGCGTCTTTCCTAGGGAATATGTTGGATGTGGCACCAATTCAAGGCCATTTTTGCTCTAAAACAAAGAATAGGACTTTAAGGAAATCGTTATGATATAAAAGAACAATCAAAAGAAGAAATATGAGCATACTGATGTAGGCAATGTGGCACCAAGGGAATGTAATGGAGATTGGggggcaaaattggaatgatTGACATCCGACCGCCAAGGTGCCAATTGATATTGTGACTCCTTAAGCTTTGACTAAGGCCACAAAAGAAAAAGACAAACGTGATTAAGTATTTAGAAAAATATATACAGATTGCAAATTAACCCAGTTTAACTCCACCAGAACTAGAGAAAAAAGGGATGTCTCCAGCTATTATAAAGAACTTCATTTCCACAAACATACCTCAATAACAATAAGCTTCTCTTGCAGATGTTTAAATAAAACCTGCAAAACTCAAGTACTAACCTCATGCTTCTGATTTAAAGAAAAGAAACATAAATGTTTTGActtattaaaaataattgttCACTCTTCTGTTTTGTGCCCTTGCTTTATCTAATATATGCCTCATTCGTTTCTACTCAGTCTCCTCAGAGACATCAAGGTAAAAAAGCAAATAGAAGCTAGGTATATTTTATACTTTGCTACAGATAATGTTAATAAACCGTAGGATCAAAACATTATTATGGCTGCTAAAACATCCCTCAAATTATAAGAATGAAAACACACCCACAAGCATACAAATAAAAGGCAATTttgaaatagagaaaaaaaaatgtagGACTGGAAACAAAATCGTCTCCAAGTTGTCTAAAAGACTTTAACGCCAATAAAACTCCAAAGATACACGAATGGAACAcacttttttaaataaaattctaaGAATGCTATTCTATTTTACCATATTCATCAGAAATTAGCCTAACTACAGTCAAAATGACTCAACCAAATGCAAATCATCAGCAGATACAATGATTTGATAGAACAAGGATATCAAAGCAGAGACTTCTTCTTTCGAGAGATAAGATGCTCATACCAACAACGACCATTTCAGTATCTGAGGAGGGGATATATGCCCCCATGAATAGCATTAAGCTTGCCACTTGCATTTTGATATTGTTGATAGGATTGAATAGAACACTTCCATTTGAAttgatgaaataaataatatcaaTATAGATACAAAATACAGACTACATCCCAGTTTTACAGCGAGTTGATATGGATTTTGCAACAAAAAAGATTGTATGAGTGAAAATCCATTGATGCAATTGGAATGCATTAAGAGACTGACCTTGACATTGCTTACAATGGACTGAGCATCAGGTACTGGTGGCTGCAGGGAATATTCTGTCAGAAGGGGAAGCAAAGATGAAATAAAAGTTGTTCTTTCTTGCTGGGCAGCCTGAAAGAACCAGAAGTAGAACATTGAAATGAAAATCGATTCTAAAACAGATAAAATCATCAGCATTGTATCAATAAGCAATATCAAAATATATGGCACCAAGATCACACAAAATGATGAGAGAAAATCTTCTAACATGAAAAGAAGTGTGAAGATAAAAAGTAATTTTACATGTGAAATAGTTAGAGAATTAATGATGAGAAATATTAACACAGAAAACATGGTTCAATGCTCAAATAGGATACAGGCACATATCCAATAATGTCAAAATGAatatacatataaacatatatattaaCAATGAAAACACCTGTAACTGATATGCAAGACGAATATTTTCCTCTACGATGTCTTGCCTATAAGAGAGAGCTTTTGATGCGGCATCAACGAGATCCTGTTGTTGCTGATCAAAGGCCTGATGTTaacatttttcaaaaattattttatagattaGTTCTCCTTTCCAGAACAAGAAAACAAATAAGGTGAAGAAAAAGAGTGAGTGAATGGAAGTAATAGCTAGAACCTACCAATCGCATATAGGAAATGCGCTTTTCAAGAACATATTTTTCATTGCGTATTTGTGCTTCCTGTGATTAACCATGAATTATTAAAGAATCCAAAACTAAAACATTTCCAATGAAGATAGAAAGGGGAAAAGAAGCAAGAGACAACCTTGACAGAAAATTCAGCAAGCTGTTTGCGCAACtgcaaaatctcttcttcttgTTCCCGTACCTTTAGGGTAACATCCTGGAGAGAAATAGTAGTTACTCGGTCTATAAAAGAAGGGGGGGAGGAATTGCACGGAAAAAGGGCATAAAGGAACCTATTTCCATAGGGAATTAGAACTATTTACTTCGGGAATCGGCATGAGACCTTGAGGCAATGTAGAATCATATTCTCCATCTAGTTGACGCCTACCATATTAAAACAAGTGAACCAGAAAAATGGTACATTTCATGTTATAACACCTCCAGTTATTATAGCTACATGGCGCAACGTAAAAAAGAAGTACCTGGTAGGGGGAAAAGAGACAGCTGATAAGGGTGAAGAGGGAAAAGAAATAGGAAGGCCCTTGTTATTGtcagaagaagaagaagcaggTGCAGTGAAAGTTCCATTAAAATCGGTATTGGCAGCTTTGTCAGCTGAAGCATTCGGATTACTACCACCATCCACTTTCTGATTaccattaaatataaataaattcgcGCAGAAATACAGCATAACAGTCATATAGAGCTTAATTtgattaaaatgaagaaaaaaaaaggttaattttCCTACATATTTTTCGAGTTGCTCAATTTTTTTCTGGAGTTCAGACCTTAATCGATTGTTCTCTTCCGCCTGCAAAACAAAGAAGAAATTATCATTCTATTATTACTAATattcaaagaagaagaagaagaagaagaaaacctGTTGTTTAATGGTGGCTTCGGCGGCCTCAACGGCTTTCATGACCTGAAACAAGCTATCGTCGTTGAAGGGCTCCTTGTCGTTGAGGGCCAATCCCGATAATTTGCCCGCCAATTTCCCATCGTGACCGTTCTCCATGCCCCTACTCCCACCGATTGATTCTCAATAATCAAAATCTCAAATCCAATCTCGATGATGCTGACCCTTTTTGTCCCAAAAACCCTAACCTaacaaatttcaaatttcaaagaaAATTATGCATGAAATGGGGAAAAGCAATGAAATAAGTGGGAGTGGCGGAGGAAAAGGAAGAGGAAGGCGAGAGTGTGCCTGCGTGTTAACTAAGACAATATATTTCATTACAGCACCCGGCAAAGATTCACCACCCATGCCAATAATAAttaatatctataattatttttatattcaaatTCCTAAGTTTTCACAagcaaattataattatattataataattaggtaatatttaattattatatttatatgataaaccaAAGAAATAGATATGCAGCGCAATAAGGGCTGACTCTGTCTTCCTCTCATCGGTTCTTGCTCTTAAAAGGTGGCGATAACGTATTTGCTTGAAtccatttttaaacatcaaaggATAATAAATAAGTGTTATTTTATATTCATTTTacgattttatttaaattatttcttTTAGAGTAACAATATGATGGTTAAATTTCAAATCTAAGTTCATCGCGCTCAGCATTTTTATAAATACAAATCAAATTAGATATTAAAAGAATTCAACCccattcaaaatttcaattaatttaatacattcattattttcactattttaaatatacattatttatttcatgctatcaaatttataaattaaataaaaagtataatataattttaactcaaaattaaattaaagtgaaCACATTAAGTAATATCCAAATCAAATtcgattaaaatttataaaaaaattcaaaatcaatACTTTAGTTTTCGAagttttctttcaatttcttcttccttttcgcttttgattaaaaaaagaaaaaaaatgcatTGTTTAAGTCAATTGTCCAACCCAGCTTAACTCATCAAATAAAGCTATAAATCAATCTTCATACTTTATATTAGTAACGATTGTTTGACCGAATTGATTCGACTGAAATAATTTTGAGTTGATGAGGTTCATTTTATCAtcctaaattaatttaaaattctttcaaattgagtctagttgaattaaattaaatttttcgagttaaattaaaaatgtttaacATGTTAAATAttgttacaatataactaattGTATATTAGAGTACATAAATTTGAAAACATATATTTTTGAAAACtatttcaaagcaaaataagagaaaaatactttaatatgataaacttgaatcataaGTAAATATGTATTTACAAAAATATGTGATTTGAAttatttaaacagtaaaatttaattcaactcgaactcaaattttgaattatttattcGAGTTTATTCAAAAAATTGAATAACTTGATTCGATTAActcagaatttaaaattttaaattaaaaatcgaattttactatttttattttttatttattaaatagtgaattaagCTTGATATAGATAAAGGAAGTGTGTAATTGGGAGTTGGGCAGAAATGATGGATATTATCATTAGAGCTACGCTAGGAGGCTTCAattcaaagcatcaacaacacaCGTTAGTGGGACAATATGATTTCACGTTAACAGTAATGGAGGAAAAATATTGAAAAACTCGGGATAAAATCAAACAATTAAATCCCTCACACTGGCCCAACTACGTCAATCAACAATACAGCTTTGTTGGGCCTGTTTTCTTTTAACTACAAAACCAAACTGTTATTTAGatatattaaaatcaaataaaagtataatgaaaaattcattaattaaataattagccTTTGAGTCATCACAATTTGAGAGAGAGCATGGGTGGTTACATAGGAATTCAtcattgattttttttatgtCAACTTTACAACAACCCCTACCACCGTAATTGTATCCATTATTTTCGCTTTAAAATTATTGTTGACATTAAAAATAGATTAGTGTTCCGATTCTAATAAAGAGAACAGGGAAAGTCAGTCTGCTTGATTTATTAGATCATAAATTAATACTTTGGCCCAAATCCATTATATAAGGCTCGGAAAGAATGGCCCAGTGGAAAACTCAAAACCTACCCTAAGACAATGAAGAAAACAAAATTTAAgggtgtaaaaaaaaaaaaaaaaaaccctgtgTTTTCTGTCACTCATAACTTTCACAATATATTAGAAAgacctttaaatttttttaaaaaaacaattaagtTCCTGTTTTTATTTTTGCACTAAATTGaatacttgaactttcaaaatatatcaaaaaggCCTTCAAACTTTTTCAGAAAAGCAATTaaactctttttttcttttcactcaattgggtacttgaaccACACCTaataattttcaattaaattcacCACATGTTACAACCATAGCGTGAAATAtggcaaaaatgataaaaataaaaatcactaaaagttataaaataattaaattttaataaaatatttaaattttattaaaaattagaagaaaaattataaaattatttaaaattataaaattttataaaaatcgtaaaaaattataatatatatagaaatatagaaaaattataaaattttataaagtcgttagaaaattataaaaggtaaagaaatataaaattaagtaaaaaatatcgtaccaaaagaagcattttataatttctctacaacttttattaattttatttttaccattttcACCACATGTCATACTATGTTGCGACACATAATAGCTTTAACAGAAAAAAACTAGAGGTCATTAACTTTAACGGTTAATgattaaaattaatagttaaagggtttttgatacattttataattttttatgatttttataaaaaaattacaatattttataattttttacgattttatttttaaaattttatattgttttattaaaatttaataattttaataatttttatttatttttactttttatatttttctacaTGTCACGCCATGTTTGTGACCCGAGTGGCTTTAATCGAAAAAATTAGAGGCAGCTAACTTTAATGGTCAACTATTAAAGTTAATGATTAAATAGTCTTTTAATGCATTTATAATTTAAGTACCTAATTGAGTATAAAAAATAATCAGAGGCTTGATTGCTTTTTTGAAAATGGTTAAGGGCcttttaatacattttaaaagtttaagtacctaattgattaaaaaataatttattattatttttaatttgaaaacttTTATACGTTAAAAAGAAAAACTAGAATTCTTAAACGTATAATAGTAATGTCTTAATTTGGGTTTGATGGATAatgttaaatgttttaaattttttaaattcaatttcAAATGTATAATTGATATTAAGgttattatttatttgtatttattgtTTTCCATATCTTCATAAGCCTTTTTAGTTGGCACATATCAATCTGGCCATAAATGTTGTGATCACCACTACCTTCCCCTGTTTCAACCCATGGTTGCAAACaatcacaatttttttttttcttgaaagaTATTAGTGGGAAATCCGAATACATTTATTACGCGTGAAGGCATTTTCTGGAAACAACAATGCCTTTACAAACACTTCAAAAGGTCATGGTAGCGATACCAGAATAAATATTTAGAGAgattggataaaattttaattttttatagtttatatttttataatttgtaaataattaaatcaatattttataattttaagaagttaaagtataattttacctttactaatttataatttttaaaaaattttaaagatcAAAAGAATAAACTTACATTTTAAGAGGGATAGGGGCTCATTGCTAACCCCCTTAGTTTCGCCCCTGAATACAAATCCAATTATTTAATCTGAATGAAacgaatttaatattttttatataaaaaaattatattacatatttagaaaataaaattaagttaCGGATTACTTAACTAAACTAACTTTAGTTTAAAAAAAAGACTTAAATTTTTTATCTTCCTCCTATGGCAATATTAGTTTACCTAGAAACCGACAAGGCAAAAGTGTTTTTTCTTTTCGCATTACTTTTATGTAATTAGATagattatgttttaaattttttttaaaaagtcatCCTAATGATACAACTCGATTACTCCAATTATTAAAATAATCTCCATAAAAATACCTGATTTTTTCAAACTCATCTAaacattaataaataaaatttgtctatattttatattaacctaataataaatttaatatgcggggtaaaacattttgtttcaaattaaatTTCATACGATtgcatatttaattttaatatttttcctaGATTTATGATTGGTGAATTGTTTTAGATTaagattaaattatatattttttaaatgttgaaggcgtaattttattatttttgaatagaATAAAATGTAATATCTTACATTTTAGGGCCCCTCACCCCACCAACAATACTGTCTTTTTCCCTTTCTAGAAAAAAGGTTGTGGTCTACAAGAATAAATGCATGACCTGAGACACTTTTAAGCTTAAACATTTCTGTACAGCATTAGTCAATAAAATCGAAACAGGTGAAATTTTTTGTAGGGTGAAGTTAATCTTTCCTTTTTATTTGAGGTCAGGAAGGTATTTATAAGGAAAAGTAATCTCCAACATGGGACTCATTCATTGAGTTTATGTGCAATTGTAAGGTCACGAGTATCATTTTAaagtattattaaatttaatttaaatgattTATATGAATGAATTACTAGATATGACAGATTAATGGGCCTTTTTAAGGGATCTTCTTAATATATTTCTTATAAATTATATGAACTTGAAGATATGATGGTTGAGCAAAAACCTAATATTTAGGCTTCTTAAGCCAAACAAGAAGAGAGTATGTACTAGAATAAAGGTGTGAAGATGCACCTTTTCAACCAATATCCTTATGTTAACAATTCGTTCTAATTAGATGAGAAAGGGTtccatattttaaatattatgtttttattattaactTATATGGATTAAAACACAAACTATAAATCTTctaaaagttatatatttatattattttatttttacgtattcaatcataaaatttctaaaatattacaaaattttgtaataaaactttaaaacataaatataatatattttaattagtaCTAACAACTTAGGCATTTTACTCTATATACAAACTATTGATCCGATTAATAGGTacctataaatattaaatattattttaaaatttttatatttaatataattaatatttattttataagtaTAAAGttaaaattcattaattaaaaattttcaaaagttaaTTGGGACACGCAACAGAAACGTGACACTTCAACATGGGTAGTAGCTAAAGTTGAGTGAGACACGCAAGTTGCATctgataaataaaaaataaaaaaaagacacGCAACTTACCGTGACTCCTCGAGTACGTGGCTGACCGTTAGATGGGAAATTTCAAATAAGGCGATTCGTGACAAAGTATTAAGCTCTACCGACGCTTAGTATAATTAATTGTTTATGCGGAACCACTCCTTAATTTATTCAACCTTCAAGGAACTATGCATAAGCAAAACAAAAAGGGTTTAATTCTGTAGCCAGTCCTTGATCTTTTATAAAGTTTGAAATTTAGTTTTCTTATTTAGAAGGTTGTAAATTTTATTGGGTTAAAATAAGTTTCTAATCCTTATACTCTTCATGTATTTGAAAATTAGTCACTCTATTTTTATGTCTAAGAATTTAGTCTAtttacttttcatatttcaattttCAGGTccaattattattattgttaaaattattctattaaatttgttaatatgatattttgaaataaaataattacttGATAATTATGACTTGTGTAGAAAAATAATATGTTGTAATAAATAGTATAGGGACTTAAAGCACATTTTAACCATTTAATTATTGCACTTGTACATCCAATTTGTTGTTACAAAATGCACGTGAAAACTTTATAATTCTCATtgtggaattaaatattattattagctAATGTTGAAAAATGGATTGGTGGTTAGCCATTAAATCACCAATTTAATCAGTTAAATTATCGATTAAAAAACATTACGGATTGAATGACAAATCTTATTATAAAGTCAAACAAATTTTATAacaatgtataaatatgtatgtatttgaaaataatttttaaaattaataatatattttaaacaaAAGCTGCTTTGAGTCCTCAAATTTATGtgcttttttttctaaattttttctttccttacaATTTTTAGCCATACCAAACAATAAATGAGAagatattttctttaaaaatgatTTCATCTTCATCTATTTTCCATCTTACCATCTAAAgccaaattatataaaataaataaattaaattattaattttaatttgtgtaaatatgttttaatataaattttattaacacTATTATTAGTCtaacaataaaaaatatatagattCGAGCACATTTAAACACATATTatttttgatttgaaattttaaaattataaaaagtaataATAATTACATACAAAAATATTTGATTTCgattaattttcaaatttccttgtgtGGAATTAAATAAATCTTGAACTagcaaatgatgaacaaaaaactAAAAGAAGCGTTAGTGAAATCTTTTTACTTAACTATTATCGTCAACCAAAATAAAATTAGGCTGAAACCTTAAAAGAGGTTATGCGGTTGTAGTTATATGAACAGAGTTCTCCAATAAAACGCAAGTTACTTTTATTCCAATACCCAAAGttaatttcttttccttttcatgACAACTATTTATTCCTTCTCCCATGCCAATACAACAATGACAATACACTCATTTATGGCCATATCAAATATGCACCAATTTTTAATtgctaaaatatatttttttttttatttataagtttTTCTATAGCTTTTTCTTTTCTCTGAATTATATATTATGGTGGGTTtaggattttatttatttactatatataaaacCTGATtatatagttttaattaatttatctatatataatattttatatttatttcatcaatttatttgtaaaatattcAAAGTGATTAAGATTAATACATTGTTTTAACTCTCTTGATTGTTCCTTTAAATGTGTGAATATTGAGTATTAACCTTTTAATGGTATATTAtcaaataagattttttttttttgagaaatgaGCTAATCATAATATGGGAGATGGATTTAGAGAGTTGGTTTAATGCGTTATTATTGGAGACTCTCTTAGCTGGGGGTGTTGCTAATAGTAAGACGGTAGAGTTATATCTTATCCATCAATTActttataaaaattgaaaagtccGAATTCGCCATATTCTTAGGTCCCAAAATGAAGTTGCCAATCACATTATCAAGATCACTAGTTTTAGTTATGCCAGCTAGTGGTTGTTTGAAGACCCTTCTATTTTAATTCAGGGATTAGTGCATGCTAATCGTGCTCATACACCTAATGTCCTTTAGCTTATGATTGTTTGAAGACCTTCCCATTTTAATTCAAGGATTAGTGCATGCTAATCGTGCTCATACACCTAATGTCCTTTAATAGTGTTTTTCTAACTTTGTAATTGTTTTTATGCTGCTATTTACTACCGAAAAAAGTAACTTATTATTTATCAAAGATAAGCTACTAAATCACTTTTATTCTATTTAAAAGTCTAAATAAATTTCTTAATATTTAACAAATATTAAGTATAGTGGTAAGATGGATTACATTTTCAAAAGAGagtataaattcaaattttaaagacGATATTGTTGAAAAacaaccctaaactataatgatgaACCGTACAATAGA
This is a stretch of genomic DNA from Gossypium arboreum isolate Shixiya-1 chromosome 11, ASM2569848v2, whole genome shotgun sequence. It encodes these proteins:
- the LOC108473796 gene encoding uncharacterized protein LOC108473796 produces the protein MENGHDGKLAGKLSGLALNDKEPFNDDSLFQVMKAVEAAEATIKQQAEENNRLRSELQKKIEQLEKYKVDGGSNPNASADKAANTDFNGTFTAPASSSSDNNKGLPISFPSSPLSAVSFPPTRRQLDGEYDSTLPQGLMPIPEDVTLKVREQEEEILQLRKQLAEFSVKEAQIRNEKYVLEKRISYMRLAFDQQQQDLVDAASKALSYRQDIVEENIRLAYQLQAAQQERTTFISSLLPLLTEYSLQPPVPDAQSIVSNVKVLFKHLQEKLIVIESKLKESQYQLAPWRSDVNHSNFAPQSPLHSLGATLPTSSKNGLELVPHPTYSLGKTQLISDAQKDFKWDLPSQQQGGLGGGVASKNLEPDDLGRYSPIASRASTPNEIPTQPAVIPSDTHIMRYGEDTINKQVTFRDPVSSSEMDYPDAEGHQNEREPPSNWGSGNSPYAAANDDPGPSYPPYLPPVLEEPSSSFSEAAEDDPLPAIEGLQISGEAYPGRELQACGYSINGTTSCNFEWVRHMEDGSVNYINGAKQPNYLVTADDVDTYLAIEVQPLDNRNRKGELVKVFANEHKKITCDPEMLGYIEKTLYSGHASYKVSYSTGYLDIWEPATLAIKRDGYTIKCSGPHGLVVTDKFHPNTEVKITFGEPTEFMIIGSNGAQRLLRSDSSSPDISCSRDAIVLTLRLFIIRLAQAGGRKKGKKRGLFFNKVHG